A genomic stretch from Ureibacillus composti includes:
- the rlmN gene encoding 23S rRNA (adenine(2503)-C(2))-methyltransferase RlmN → MMEDKKLERILDLVEHVEEKEPRRQKKEKPNLKESIYSLRLDELQEWLKENGEKPFRAAQIFEWLYEKRVKTFEEMSNLSKGLREKLNENFALTTLSTIISQESKDGTIKFLFQLQDGYSIETVLMRHDYGNSVCVTTQVGCRIGCTFCASTLGGLKRHLLAGEIVEQVVKVQQALDEVDQRVSHVVIMGIGEPFDNYDSMMNFLKVINHEKGLNIGARHITVSTSGIIPKIYQFADEQLQINFALSLHAPNQELRQQLMPIAKAYKLDKLMEAIRYYTDKTGRRVSFEYGLFGGENDSVEHAQELSKLIKGIKCHVNLIPVNYVPERNYVRTPRNQIFAFEKVLKKNGINVTIRREHGSDIDAACGQLRAKERAQETR, encoded by the coding sequence ATAATGGAGGATAAAAAATTAGAACGTATATTAGATTTAGTTGAACATGTAGAAGAAAAAGAACCTCGTCGTCAGAAGAAGGAAAAGCCAAATTTAAAAGAATCCATTTATTCATTACGTTTAGATGAATTACAAGAGTGGTTAAAAGAAAATGGTGAAAAACCTTTCCGTGCGGCGCAAATTTTTGAATGGTTATATGAAAAACGGGTAAAAACATTTGAAGAAATGTCAAACCTTTCAAAAGGATTACGTGAAAAATTAAATGAGAATTTTGCTCTTACAACTCTTTCAACAATTATTTCACAAGAGTCAAAAGATGGAACAATTAAATTCCTATTCCAATTACAAGATGGGTACTCAATTGAAACAGTTTTAATGCGTCATGATTACGGAAATTCTGTTTGTGTAACAACACAAGTTGGTTGCCGTATTGGATGTACTTTCTGTGCTTCTACACTAGGTGGATTAAAACGTCACTTACTTGCTGGTGAAATTGTCGAGCAAGTAGTAAAAGTACAACAAGCTTTAGATGAAGTAGACCAACGCGTATCCCATGTTGTAATCATGGGGATTGGTGAACCATTCGATAACTATGATTCAATGATGAATTTCCTAAAAGTGATTAACCATGAAAAAGGTTTAAACATTGGGGCTCGTCATATTACAGTTTCAACTTCAGGGATTATCCCAAAAATCTATCAATTTGCCGATGAGCAATTACAAATTAACTTTGCTTTATCATTACATGCACCAAACCAAGAATTACGTCAACAGCTAATGCCAATTGCAAAAGCATATAAACTAGATAAATTAATGGAAGCCATTCGTTATTACACAGATAAAACAGGTCGTCGTGTAAGTTTTGAGTACGGATTATTTGGTGGCGAAAATGATTCTGTTGAACATGCACAAGAATTATCGAAATTAATTAAAGGAATTAAATGTCATGTTAATTTAATTCCAGTAAACTATGTACCTGAACGTAACTATGTACGTACACCACGTAATCAAATTTTTGCTTTTGAAAAAGTTTTGAAAAAGAATGGAATTAATGTAACCATTCGTCGCGAACACGGGTCAGATATTGATGCGGCTTGTGGTCAATTACGAGCGAAAGAGAGAGCACAAGAGACGAGGTGA
- a CDS encoding Stp1/IreP family PP2C-type Ser/Thr phosphatase gives MKYTIESDIGKKRAVNEDRVAFIERPDRYKLAILADGMGGHNAGDVASEMAIEEMKNHFFKADPENFHSLREKKDWMFDVITDLNEKIYQHSLTNKNCEGMGTTLIAVLIDGLNCLISHIGDSRVYNFTTEKIELVTRDHSYVNILIENGEISEEEAVNHPQKNFIVKAIGTEPTIEPDFYELNLDETSYLLICSDGLSNKLSTDEMAAIITLPMSLSEKGKKLIQLANDSGGEDNISIILLSTKDKEV, from the coding sequence GTGAAGTATACAATTGAAAGTGATATCGGGAAAAAACGTGCGGTAAATGAGGATCGGGTTGCCTTTATAGAGCGACCCGATCGTTATAAACTTGCCATTTTAGCAGATGGCATGGGTGGTCATAATGCAGGAGATGTTGCAAGTGAAATGGCCATTGAAGAAATGAAAAATCATTTTTTTAAAGCAGATCCTGAAAATTTTCATTCTTTGCGTGAAAAGAAAGATTGGATGTTTGATGTCATCACCGACTTAAATGAAAAAATATATCAACATTCTCTAACAAACAAAAACTGTGAAGGAATGGGGACAACATTAATCGCTGTATTAATAGATGGCTTAAATTGTTTAATAAGCCATATCGGTGATAGTCGAGTTTACAATTTTACTACAGAGAAGATAGAGCTTGTTACGAGAGACCATTCATATGTCAATATATTGATTGAAAATGGAGAAATAAGTGAAGAAGAAGCTGTTAATCACCCACAAAAAAACTTCATTGTTAAGGCGATTGGGACAGAGCCAACAATCGAACCTGATTTTTACGAATTAAATCTAGATGAAACTTCCTACCTACTCATTTGTTCTGACGGGTTAAGTAATAAATTGTCAACAGATGAAATGGCAGCAATCATAACACTCCCAATGTCTCTTTCAGAAAAGGGGAAAAAGCTAATTCAATTAGCAAATGATAGCGGAGGAGAAGATAATATTTCGATCATTTTATTATCAACAAAAGATAAGGAGGTGTAA
- the pknB gene encoding Stk1 family PASTA domain-containing Ser/Thr kinase, giving the protein MLIGKRINDRYKILQLIGGGGMSNVYLAYDMILNREVAIKILRYDAANEEEFHRRFQREALSATSLTHPNIVSIYDVDEDDDMHYIVMEYVKGKTLKQYINEFSPLSPARSIHIMKQLTSAIAHAHENHIIHRDIKPQNVLVDQEGNLKVTDFGIATTSSATSYTKTNSVIGTVHYLSPEQARGGIATKKSDIYALGIVLYELLTGELPFSGESAVSIALKHLQAETPSVRAFDANIPQALENVVLKATAKNEAHRYDSVEEMQEDLDTVLSPSRSNEHKFMPPVDDDATKAIPIIKDRMPVNEIANTKVLATSTGKKPKDKSSAGKEKSEKTVKKRSRKKIAAIITASIAIIILLMILLFNMLSPKTIEIPDVANMELEEAKETLEKAGFVIGKEREQNSDEVEEGLVIKTDPKAGLTRVEGTKINLIISIGNEEIEMDDYIGQGIDQVTTVLNNMDFKDIELEYEHSDQPAGTIIGQSPEAGEKVVAEDTTVTLTISEGVRYVTVPDLNGFNQTAISEYERNTGLNIEVSSEEHSDTVPVGSVISQDPHANAQVQEGGTVKVVLSKGPAPKQVKMYVNSIVIPYEPIELGVPQTVEIYIEDKNHRMSEPVETIEITEDYTYKIQLEIEEGQKAAYRIVRDSMEISKATISYDELKE; this is encoded by the coding sequence ATGCTAATAGGAAAACGTATTAATGATCGGTATAAAATATTGCAACTCATTGGTGGCGGTGGAATGTCCAATGTATATTTAGCGTATGACATGATATTAAACCGTGAAGTAGCTATTAAAATTTTACGTTACGATGCAGCAAACGAAGAAGAATTTCACCGTAGATTCCAACGAGAAGCCTTATCTGCAACAAGCCTAACACATCCGAATATTGTCAGTATCTATGATGTAGATGAAGACGATGATATGCACTATATCGTGATGGAATATGTAAAAGGCAAAACGTTGAAGCAATACATAAATGAGTTTTCGCCTTTGTCGCCTGCTCGAAGTATTCACATAATGAAGCAACTTACTTCTGCCATTGCACATGCACACGAAAACCACATTATCCACCGTGATATAAAGCCACAGAACGTCTTAGTTGATCAGGAAGGAAATTTAAAAGTTACCGACTTTGGGATTGCGACCACATCAAGTGCAACTAGCTATACGAAAACTAATTCTGTGATTGGAACAGTCCATTACTTATCTCCCGAACAGGCACGTGGTGGAATTGCGACGAAGAAATCAGATATCTATGCTCTAGGTATTGTTTTATATGAATTATTGACTGGTGAACTACCGTTTTCGGGGGAATCAGCAGTATCCATTGCATTAAAGCATCTGCAAGCTGAGACACCATCAGTTAGAGCCTTTGATGCCAATATCCCACAAGCACTTGAAAATGTAGTGTTAAAAGCGACTGCTAAAAATGAAGCACACCGGTATGACTCTGTAGAAGAAATGCAAGAAGATTTAGATACTGTTTTGTCACCCAGTCGCTCAAATGAACATAAATTTATGCCACCTGTTGACGATGATGCAACAAAAGCAATACCAATTATCAAAGACCGCATGCCAGTTAATGAAATTGCTAATACAAAGGTATTGGCAACCTCTACTGGTAAGAAACCTAAAGATAAATCATCAGCAGGTAAAGAAAAATCAGAAAAAACTGTCAAGAAAAGAAGTAGAAAAAAGATTGCCGCCATTATTACAGCAAGTATAGCGATTATTATACTTTTGATGATATTACTGTTTAATATGTTGAGTCCGAAAACAATTGAAATTCCAGATGTTGCAAATATGGAACTGGAAGAGGCAAAAGAAACCCTCGAAAAAGCTGGTTTTGTCATTGGAAAAGAACGAGAGCAGAATTCTGATGAGGTAGAAGAGGGGTTGGTCATTAAGACGGATCCAAAAGCTGGTTTGACCCGTGTTGAAGGGACAAAAATTAATTTAATTATCAGTATTGGCAATGAAGAAATTGAAATGGATGATTATATCGGACAAGGAATTGATCAGGTAACAACAGTTTTAAATAACATGGATTTTAAAGACATCGAGCTGGAATACGAGCATTCCGATCAACCTGCTGGAACGATTATTGGCCAATCTCCCGAAGCTGGTGAAAAGGTTGTAGCAGAAGATACAACTGTGACCTTAACAATTAGTGAGGGAGTCAGATATGTGACAGTACCTGATTTAAATGGATTTAATCAAACTGCGATTAGTGAATATGAGCGGAATACAGGCCTAAATATCGAAGTGTCAAGTGAAGAACATTCAGACACTGTTCCTGTTGGCAGTGTGATTTCACAAGATCCCCATGCAAATGCTCAAGTTCAAGAAGGGGGAACTGTTAAAGTTGTTCTCTCTAAAGGGCCAGCACCAAAACAAGTGAAAATGTATGTCAATTCCATTGTGATCCCTTATGAACCAATTGAATTAGGTGTACCACAGACTGTTGAAATTTATATTGAAGATAAAAACCATCGAATGTCAGAACCAGTTGAAACAATTGAAATTACAGAGGATTATACGTACAAAATTCAACTAGAAATTGAAGAAGGACAAAAAGCAGCATACCGAATTGTCCGTGATTCGATGGAAATTTCAAAAGCAACGATTTCCTACGATGAACTCAAGGAATAA
- the rsgA gene encoding ribosome small subunit-dependent GTPase A, giving the protein MAQGQIRKALSGYYYVYQEGQLIQCRGRGVFRNRGEAPLVGDFVDYTKEGESDGYVMKIHPRKNELVRPPIANIDQALLVFSVKEPDFNTILLDRFLVVLESFQVNPIICLTKTDLLNDEDREKLQTFIDDYRQIGYKVIETFKNDVSLIEQLQPVLEEKTTVLAGQSGVGKSTLLNTLIPDLNLKTNDISQSLGRGKHTTRHVELIEVAGGLLADTPGFSSFDFDTIEKEELTACFPELARISEGCKFRGCLHLKEPKCAVKEAVESGEIRSYRFEHYQQILQEIIDRKPRY; this is encoded by the coding sequence ATGGCTCAGGGCCAAATTCGTAAAGCACTTAGTGGTTATTATTATGTTTATCAAGAAGGTCAATTAATTCAATGTCGTGGACGAGGTGTTTTCCGTAATCGCGGGGAAGCACCTCTTGTAGGCGACTTTGTCGATTACACAAAAGAAGGCGAATCGGATGGCTATGTGATGAAAATTCATCCAAGAAAAAATGAGCTTGTTCGACCTCCGATTGCTAATATCGATCAAGCGCTATTAGTTTTTTCTGTTAAAGAGCCTGATTTTAATACCATATTATTAGACCGATTTTTAGTCGTTTTAGAATCTTTTCAAGTAAATCCAATTATTTGTTTAACAAAAACAGATTTATTAAACGATGAAGACCGTGAAAAGCTTCAAACCTTTATTGATGATTATCGACAAATAGGTTATAAGGTGATTGAAACGTTTAAAAATGATGTGTCTTTGATTGAACAACTTCAGCCAGTATTAGAAGAAAAAACGACTGTGCTTGCTGGACAATCAGGTGTTGGAAAATCTACTTTGTTAAATACATTAATTCCAGATTTAAATTTAAAAACAAACGATATTTCTCAAAGTCTTGGCCGAGGAAAGCATACAACACGTCATGTTGAGCTAATTGAAGTAGCGGGCGGTTTACTAGCTGATACACCTGGTTTTAGCTCGTTTGATTTTGATACAATAGAAAAAGAAGAATTAACTGCTTGTTTCCCTGAATTAGCTAGAATTAGTGAAGGCTGTAAATTCAGAGGGTGCTTACATTTGAAAGAGCCAAAATGTGCAGTAAAAGAAGCGGTAGAGTCAGGTGAAATTCGTTCTTATCGTTTCGAACATTATCAGCAAATTTTACAAGAAATTATCGATCGAAAGCCGAGGTACTAA
- the rpe gene encoding ribulose-phosphate 3-epimerase, with translation MIKIAPSILSANFAKLGEEVKEVEAAGAELIHIDVMDGHFVPNITMGPIVVEALRPITNLPLDVHLMIENPDAYIEQFAKAGADYITVHVEACRHLHRTIQLIRSFGVKPGVVLNPHTPIESIQHILEDVDLVLFMTVNPGFGGQKFISSVVPKVEALSNIIKERGLNIDIEIDGGINEETIVPCAKAGATIFVAGSAIYNQADRASALQRIKAAGEAALA, from the coding sequence ATGATTAAAATCGCACCATCTATCCTATCAGCAAATTTTGCTAAATTAGGGGAAGAAGTGAAAGAAGTTGAAGCAGCAGGAGCTGAACTGATTCACATTGACGTAATGGACGGACATTTCGTACCAAATATCACGATGGGTCCAATAGTTGTGGAGGCTTTACGCCCAATTACAAATTTACCATTAGATGTTCATTTAATGATTGAAAATCCAGATGCTTATATTGAACAATTTGCCAAAGCAGGAGCGGATTATATTACGGTTCATGTGGAGGCATGTAGACATTTACATCGTACAATTCAATTAATTCGCTCGTTTGGTGTAAAACCAGGGGTTGTTTTAAATCCACATACACCAATTGAATCCATCCAACATATTTTAGAGGATGTAGATTTAGTATTATTTATGACAGTAAACCCAGGCTTTGGGGGCCAAAAATTCATTTCATCTGTAGTTCCTAAGGTAGAAGCACTTTCTAATATTATTAAAGAGCGCGGTTTAAACATTGATATCGAAATTGATGGTGGCATTAACGAAGAAACAATTGTTCCATGTGCAAAAGCCGGTGCGACGATTTTTGTGGCAGGTTCAGCCATTTATAATCAAGCGGATCGTGCAAGTGCCCTACAACGAATTAAAGCTGCAGGAGAGGCTGCACTAGCCTAA
- a CDS encoding thiamine diphosphokinase: MTTVVICSGGPKHELCSFDTFKSQEDIVFIGADRGSLYLLQEGIVPTEIVGDFDSLTDEEWAFVSEKGMKIERVKAEKDETDTDLALLKALHYQPSQIYITGVTGGRLDHFEAAIRSIYRLQSKHKEIQMKIINAQNEICIFFPGKHRILRDEKYKYLSFFAYEKDVLDVTLRGVKYETTNEVIELGTSRFTSNELISELGYISFSSGICLMIRSSD; the protein is encoded by the coding sequence ATGACGACAGTTGTAATTTGTTCAGGTGGTCCGAAACATGAGTTATGCTCCTTTGACACATTTAAATCACAAGAAGATATTGTGTTTATAGGAGCAGATCGCGGATCATTATATTTGTTACAAGAGGGAATCGTGCCAACAGAAATTGTTGGAGATTTTGATTCCTTAACAGATGAAGAATGGGCATTTGTTTCTGAGAAAGGCATGAAAATAGAAAGAGTCAAAGCAGAAAAAGATGAGACGGATACGGACTTGGCTCTATTGAAGGCATTGCACTATCAACCATCACAAATCTACATAACAGGGGTTACCGGAGGACGACTTGATCATTTTGAAGCAGCCATTCGTTCAATCTATCGTTTACAATCAAAACATAAAGAGATTCAAATGAAAATTATTAACGCTCAAAATGAAATATGCATATTCTTTCCTGGCAAACATAGGATATTACGAGATGAAAAGTATAAATACCTTTCATTTTTCGCATATGAAAAGGATGTTCTAGACGTCACCTTACGTGGTGTAAAATACGAAACAACAAACGAAGTAATTGAACTAGGAACATCTCGTTTCACTAGTAATGAGCTGATTTCAGAGCTTGGTTATATCTCCTTTTCCTCAGGCATATGTTTAATGATAAGAAGCAGTGACTAA
- the spoVM gene encoding stage V sporulation protein SpoVM, with protein sequence MRVYTFQLPKFVSSFTRSCIKLFKGNKKKKGSD encoded by the coding sequence TTGAGAGTTTATACATTTCAATTGCCGAAGTTTGTGAGTAGTTTTACGCGTAGTTGCATTAAGTTGTTTAAAGGCAACAAAAAGAAAAAAGGTTCAGATTAA
- a CDS encoding nuclease-related domain-containing protein, with protein sequence MLLKPRTESTELQIMSSLYTRMTLSDKDQKHFFNLQKGFEGEVMFDRLTEKLQCECLIVNDLLLKANNTMFQLDTLILLPDTLYLFEVKNFEGDYFYESNQIYSKARSEITNPLLQLSRSESLLRQLITSLRFNLPIVSSVVFINHGFTLYQAPIDKPFIFPTQINRYLKKLDTSTIKLNEQHRKLANQLITLHLPTSPFTQVPSYNFEQLKKGIICAACRSFSIEVLGKNCICKVCEHKETIGDAVMRSVREFQLLFPNEKITTNVIYEWCGGVGSKRIIRKILKENFTIVGVHQWAYFIEN encoded by the coding sequence ATGCTTTTAAAACCTCGAACTGAATCTACCGAGTTACAAATCATGAGCTCATTATATACTCGTATGACTTTATCCGATAAAGATCAGAAACACTTTTTCAATCTCCAAAAAGGCTTTGAAGGAGAAGTGATGTTTGATCGGCTGACTGAAAAGCTTCAGTGTGAGTGCTTGATAGTAAACGATTTACTCCTCAAAGCAAATAACACCATGTTCCAACTCGACACACTCATCCTACTACCGGATACACTTTACCTTTTTGAAGTGAAAAATTTTGAGGGGGATTATTTTTATGAATCTAATCAAATTTACAGTAAGGCTCGGTCAGAAATTACGAATCCACTTTTACAGTTAAGTAGAAGCGAGTCTTTGCTACGTCAATTAATCACTAGTCTACGCTTTAATCTCCCCATAGTTTCCTCTGTTGTTTTCATAAATCACGGTTTCACCCTCTACCAAGCACCTATCGACAAGCCATTTATTTTCCCGACTCAAATTAATCGTTATTTGAAGAAATTAGATACCTCTACTATAAAATTAAATGAACAGCATAGAAAACTGGCCAACCAACTAATTACTCTTCATTTACCGACGTCTCCCTTTACACAAGTACCTTCATATAATTTCGAACAATTGAAAAAAGGAATCATTTGCGCTGCATGCAGGTCATTTTCTATCGAGGTTTTAGGGAAGAATTGTATTTGCAAAGTGTGCGAACATAAGGAAACAATTGGTGACGCTGTTATGCGAAGTGTTAGGGAATTTCAGCTCTTGTTCCCAAATGAGAAAATAACGACGAATGTTATTTATGAGTGGTGTGGGGGTGTTGGGTCAAAGAGGATTATAAGAAAAATTTTAAAAGAAAATTTTACAATAGTAGGAGTTCATCAGTGGGCGTATTTCATAGAAAACTAG
- the rpmB gene encoding 50S ribosomal protein L28, protein MAKQCVITGRKTRTGNNRSHAMNANKRTWGANLQKVRILVNGKPKRVWVSARALKSGKVERV, encoded by the coding sequence ATGGCAAAACAATGTGTTATTACTGGACGTAAAACTCGCACAGGTAACAACCGTTCACACGCTATGAACGCTAACAAACGTACTTGGGGCGCTAACTTACAAAAAGTTCGTATCTTAGTTAACGGCAAACCAAAGCGTGTATGGGTTTCTGCTCGTGCTCTTAAATCAGGTAAAGTAGAACGCGTATAA
- a CDS encoding Asp23/Gls24 family envelope stress response protein, whose translation MSVEIKNDFGQIDISNDVIAQIAGGAAIECYGIVGMASRHQIRDGLTDILRKENFTKGVIIRQDGEDLHIDMYIIVSYGTKISEVAYQVQSKVKYTVNKTLGMSVKSVNIFVQGVRVMNV comes from the coding sequence ATGTCAGTAGAAATTAAAAACGATTTCGGTCAAATTGATATTTCAAATGATGTAATTGCACAAATTGCTGGTGGAGCAGCAATTGAATGTTACGGTATTGTAGGCATGGCATCAAGACATCAAATTCGCGATGGTTTAACAGATATTTTACGAAAAGAAAATTTCACAAAAGGTGTAATTATCCGTCAAGACGGAGAAGACCTTCATATCGATATGTATATTATAGTTAGCTATGGTACGAAAATTTCAGAAGTGGCTTATCAAGTTCAATCAAAAGTAAAATATACAGTAAATAAAACATTAGGAATGAGCGTTAAATCGGTGAACATATTTGTTCAAGGTGTTCGCGTAATGAATGTGTAA
- a CDS encoding DAK2 domain-containing protein, whose amino-acid sequence MKSLDGIKFAEMVKMGAHNLSQNANYVDSLNVFPVPDGDTGTNMNLSMSSGAKETEINAGEHIGKTAQSLSKGLLMGARGNSGVILSQLFRGFGKALEKDATIEAKQFADAFQAGVDTAYKAVMKPVEGTILTVAREAAAKAVEVADHETDIIKVMEAIVEEAKSSLNRTPDLLPVLKEVGVVDSGGQGLVFVYEGFLACLRGEALPQKSATNIDELINAEHHRAQDFMSTEDIVFGYCTEIMVRLEEDKEPFVENDFREELNVMGDSLLVVSDDEIAKVHIHTENPGAVLNAGQKYGSLIKIKVDNMREQHSAIVNEEAQAGQPSAPLKKEKHPYAVVTVAMGEGIANLLRSIGASYVIEGGQTMNPSTEDIVKAVKEIGAEKVLILPNNKNIVMAAEQAVELLDIEAAVVPTKTIPQGMAAILSFNPEATVEDNKQGMTEAYAHVKTGQVTYAVRDTSIDGVEIHKDDFMALSEGKIILSTPDLMKASKKVLSELIDEDAEIITILFGEGATEQQANELAAFAEELNEDVEVEIVDGKQTLYPFIFSIE is encoded by the coding sequence ATGAAGTCACTAGACGGAATTAAGTTTGCAGAAATGGTAAAGATGGGGGCGCATAACCTGTCTCAAAATGCAAATTATGTTGATTCATTAAATGTCTTTCCAGTTCCAGATGGAGACACGGGTACAAATATGAATTTATCCATGTCTTCGGGTGCAAAAGAAACGGAAATTAATGCAGGAGAGCATATTGGTAAAACAGCTCAAAGCTTATCAAAAGGATTGTTAATGGGGGCCCGCGGGAACTCTGGGGTTATTTTATCCCAACTATTCCGTGGATTTGGTAAAGCGCTAGAAAAGGATGCGACGATTGAAGCGAAGCAATTTGCAGATGCGTTCCAAGCTGGTGTTGATACGGCGTATAAAGCAGTAATGAAACCTGTTGAAGGAACAATTTTGACGGTTGCTCGTGAAGCGGCAGCAAAAGCGGTCGAAGTAGCAGATCATGAAACGGACATCATTAAAGTAATGGAAGCGATTGTGGAAGAAGCGAAAAGTTCCTTAAATCGTACACCTGATTTACTGCCTGTTCTAAAAGAAGTTGGTGTAGTAGATAGTGGTGGGCAAGGGCTTGTTTTTGTATATGAAGGCTTTCTTGCTTGTCTAAGAGGTGAAGCGCTTCCACAAAAAAGCGCTACGAATATTGATGAACTAATTAATGCGGAACACCATCGTGCACAAGATTTTATGAGCACAGAGGACATTGTTTTTGGATATTGTACTGAAATCATGGTTCGTTTGGAAGAAGACAAAGAACCGTTTGTTGAAAATGATTTCCGTGAAGAACTGAATGTGATGGGTGATTCCTTGCTTGTCGTTTCCGATGATGAAATTGCAAAAGTACATATCCACACAGAAAATCCTGGTGCGGTACTCAATGCAGGTCAAAAATACGGAAGTTTAATTAAAATTAAAGTAGATAATATGCGTGAACAGCACTCGGCTATAGTAAATGAGGAAGCGCAGGCTGGGCAACCTTCAGCGCCGTTGAAAAAAGAAAAACATCCTTATGCAGTCGTAACGGTAGCAATGGGTGAAGGAATCGCAAATTTACTTCGTAGTATCGGTGCTTCTTATGTTATTGAAGGCGGTCAAACGATGAATCCATCAACTGAAGATATCGTAAAAGCTGTAAAAGAAATTGGTGCAGAAAAAGTACTGATTTTACCGAACAATAAAAATATCGTGATGGCTGCAGAACAAGCAGTAGAATTATTAGATATTGAGGCTGCTGTTGTACCAACAAAAACAATTCCTCAAGGGATGGCAGCTATTTTATCCTTCAATCCAGAAGCAACAGTGGAAGATAATAAACAAGGGATGACAGAAGCCTATGCACACGTTAAAACAGGCCAAGTCACTTATGCTGTTCGTGATACTTCAATTGACGGTGTAGAAATTCATAAAGACGATTTCATGGCTTTATCAGAAGGAAAGATTATCTTATCGACTCCTGACTTAATGAAAGCGTCAAAAAAGGTTCTATCTGAATTGATCGATGAAGATGCTGAAATCATTACAATTCTTTTCGGTGAAGGCGCTACAGAACAACAAGCGAATGAACTAGCTGCATTTGCTGAAGAACTGAATGAAGATGTTGAAGTGGAAATCGTTGACGGTAAGCAAACGTTATATCCGTTTATCTTCTCAATTGAATAA
- the sdaAB gene encoding L-serine ammonia-lyase, iron-sulfur-dependent subunit beta translates to MKFTSVFDIIGPVMIGPSSSHTAGAARIGRVARDLFGRQPKWAKIHLFGSFAETYQGHGTDVAIVGGLLDFDTFDERIKTSFDYAKKENFEFEIIPETANKEHPNTARIVMGDETGEMSVEGISIGGGKIEISEVNGFKLRLTGGMPALLVVHDDRAGCIANVANCLAMHSVNIGHMEVSRIERGQTALMVIEVDQNIEDKIMQQISLIPNVTKVSKINN, encoded by the coding sequence GTGAAATTTACTTCTGTTTTTGACATTATCGGTCCGGTAATGATTGGTCCATCTTCTTCGCATACAGCAGGTGCGGCGAGAATTGGTCGAGTTGCGAGAGATTTATTTGGACGCCAGCCGAAATGGGCAAAAATCCACTTATTCGGTTCGTTTGCAGAAACCTATCAAGGGCATGGAACGGATGTAGCCATCGTTGGTGGTTTACTTGATTTTGATACTTTTGATGAACGAATTAAAACTTCATTTGACTATGCAAAGAAGGAAAATTTTGAGTTTGAAATCATTCCTGAAACGGCTAATAAAGAGCATCCGAATACAGCACGAATTGTTATGGGCGATGAAACTGGTGAAATGTCTGTAGAAGGAATTTCCATTGGCGGGGGAAAAATTGAAATCAGTGAAGTCAATGGATTCAAACTCCGTTTAACTGGTGGTATGCCAGCACTGCTTGTTGTTCATGATGACCGTGCAGGCTGTATTGCCAATGTTGCAAATTGTCTTGCAATGCATAGCGTTAATATCGGTCATATGGAAGTATCTAGAATTGAGCGTGGTCAAACAGCATTAATGGTCATTGAAGTTGACCAAAATATAGAAGATAAAATCATGCAACAAATCTCTCTCATACCAAACGTTACGAAAGTATCCAAAATTAATAATTAA